One window of Pseudacidobacterium ailaaui genomic DNA carries:
- a CDS encoding SDR family NAD(P)-dependent oxidoreductase, protein MKAFAYNASKTALNQFTVHLAAEMKDTKIKVNSVHPGWVKTELGTQYAQLEVAEGAKTSVVYALLGPDGPSGKFVHNGQELPW, encoded by the coding sequence ATGAAGGCATTTGCTTATAACGCATCGAAGACCGCGCTGAACCAGTTTACGGTGCACCTTGCCGCCGAGATGAAGGACACGAAGATCAAGGTGAACTCGGTACACCCTGGTTGGGTAAAGACAGAGCTTGGCACACAGTACGCCCAATTGGAAGTGGCAGAGGGCGCCAAGACCAGTGTGGTGTATGCTTTGCTGGGACCGGATGGTCCGAGCGGCAAGTTCGTACACAACGGACAGGAACTGCCCTGGTAG
- a CDS encoding SDR family NAD(P)-dependent oxidoreductase, translated as MFQTNLFSVVAVTREFLPLLEKSPAGRIVNLSSILGSLTLQAMPNSPICADEGICL; from the coding sequence GTGTTCCAGACCAATCTCTTCTCGGTAGTTGCGGTGACGAGAGAGTTTCTGCCTCTGCTGGAGAAGAGTCCGGCAGGCCGGATTGTAAATCTGTCGAGCATTCTTGGTTCGCTTACCCTGCAAGCGATGCCGAACAGCCCCATTTGCGCCGATGAAGGCATTTGCTTATAA